The Saccharomonospora cyanea NA-134 genome includes a region encoding these proteins:
- a CDS encoding isocitrate lyase/PEP mutase family protein, which yields MIAARLRALHVPGRPLVLPNAWDADTARAVVEAGFPVVATSSVAVARSLGHADGEQAPVDEMLAAARRIARAVDVPVTVDAESGYGLPPAELVERLLDAGASGFNIEDTDHRAGVRREVEQQAELLASLRQEAGDRLVINARIDSFLGSGGGAVDERALVPEVLDRARRYLAAGADVVYPIHVRDARVIRAITTELAQAPVNVTLLPDGPDLTELAALGVARVSLGGGLRTVAREAVTRFLSDLAGRTRH from the coding sequence ATGATCGCCGCGCGACTGCGGGCGCTGCATGTCCCCGGCAGGCCGCTGGTGCTACCCAACGCGTGGGACGCCGACACCGCCCGAGCCGTCGTGGAGGCGGGGTTCCCGGTGGTGGCGACCAGTTCCGTGGCGGTCGCGCGAAGCCTCGGCCACGCGGACGGCGAGCAGGCCCCTGTCGACGAGATGCTGGCCGCCGCGCGCCGGATCGCGCGTGCGGTCGACGTGCCCGTGACGGTGGACGCCGAATCCGGCTACGGACTGCCGCCGGCGGAGCTGGTCGAGCGGCTGCTCGACGCGGGAGCCTCGGGTTTCAACATCGAGGACACCGACCACCGCGCGGGTGTCCGCCGCGAGGTGGAGCAGCAGGCGGAGCTGCTGGCGTCGCTCCGGCAGGAGGCGGGAGACCGGTTGGTGATCAACGCGCGGATCGACTCCTTCCTGGGAAGCGGTGGCGGTGCCGTGGACGAGCGCGCGCTGGTGCCCGAAGTGCTCGACCGAGCGCGGCGTTACCTCGCGGCGGGCGCCGACGTGGTCTATCCCATCCACGTGCGGGACGCGCGGGTGATCCGCGCGATCACGACGGAACTCGCGCAGGCACCCGTGAACGTGACCCTGTTGCCGGACGGGCCGGACCTCACCGAGCTGGCCGCACTGGGGGTGGCCAGGGTTTCGCTCGGTGGTGGTCTCCGCACGGTGGCGCGGGAGGCTGTCACGCGGTTCCTGAGCGATCTGGCCGGGCGAACGCGGCACTGA
- a CDS encoding carboxymuconolactone decarboxylase family protein, translated as MVRLLARFVGVSQRIQLSSALPQAYRDMLALHTTVEKAAADAGLDQRLIELVKIRASQLNGCAFCLDLHARDARKLGEDERRIYLLDAWRETDLYTDAERAALALTEAMTTLPSTRDVPDDVYRQALEVFTEEQYTAVAWAATVINAFNRLGVTSRKPLPRT; from the coding sequence GTGGTCCGCTTGCTCGCTAGGTTCGTCGGTGTGAGTCAACGCATTCAGCTCAGTAGCGCACTGCCCCAGGCGTACCGGGACATGCTCGCCCTGCACACCACGGTCGAGAAGGCCGCCGCCGACGCCGGTCTGGACCAGCGGCTGATCGAACTGGTCAAGATCCGGGCTTCCCAGCTCAACGGCTGCGCGTTCTGCCTCGACCTGCACGCCCGCGACGCCCGAAAGCTGGGGGAGGACGAGCGGCGGATCTACCTGCTCGACGCCTGGCGGGAGACCGACCTCTACACCGACGCCGAGCGTGCCGCGCTGGCGCTCACCGAGGCGATGACGACCCTGCCCTCCACCCGGGACGTACCCGACGACGTGTACCGGCAGGCGCTGGAGGTGTTCACCGAAGAGCAGTACACGGCGGTGGCGTGGGCCGCCACGGTGATCAACGCCTTCAACCGGCTCGGGGTGACCAGCCGCAAGCCCCTGCCCCGGACATGA
- the pdxR gene encoding MocR-like pyridoxine biosynthesis transcription factor PdxR, which yields MAKSWSTSVDDLHLDWDPASGRAGLAEAVRRAIRSGRLPHGTALPSTRTLAADLGIARGTVTRIYTDLADEGYVRTRQGAPTVVTAGEGHDSTPSVPPPAVERPRWSLFPGRPDLSAFPRGTWLSATRRVLARAPVSAFDLPDPLGVPTLREALAHHLRRTRGVVADPDRIVVCAGYSHGLALLATALRAQGLPRLAFENPSLWVHRDIATAAGLTVTGVDVDGDGLRVPDLTDPAVVVTPAHQYPTGVTLAPHRRTELARAAQQGLLVIEDDYDGEFRFDRAPVGAVQALAPERIVYAGTTSKTLAPGLRLGWLVLPRFLVHQVRSVLEAGARGAVGVLEQLVFAELLNSGAYGRHVRRSRTKYRHRRDRIVAALPEGFTPRGISAGLHVFVPLPEDGPGETDVLRAARHNSLEVVALGPHWITRNERRSLQGVVLGYAAPSDHAFEPTVQALARTFSDASARSACPVRP from the coding sequence GTGGCGAAATCGTGGTCCACTTCAGTGGACGACCTTCACCTCGACTGGGATCCGGCCAGCGGCCGGGCGGGGCTCGCCGAAGCCGTCCGGCGCGCGATCCGGTCCGGTCGGCTCCCTCACGGCACCGCGTTGCCCTCCACGCGGACGCTCGCGGCCGACCTCGGCATAGCCCGGGGCACGGTCACCAGGATCTACACAGACCTCGCCGACGAGGGCTACGTCCGCACCCGGCAGGGAGCGCCCACCGTGGTCACGGCGGGTGAAGGACACGACAGCACACCCTCGGTCCCCCCACCGGCGGTCGAGCGGCCACGGTGGAGCCTGTTTCCCGGACGACCCGACCTCTCGGCGTTCCCTCGGGGCACCTGGCTGTCCGCGACCCGCAGAGTGCTGGCCCGTGCGCCCGTCTCGGCGTTCGACCTGCCTGATCCCCTCGGCGTCCCCACACTGCGGGAGGCGCTGGCCCACCACCTGCGCCGAACCCGCGGCGTGGTGGCCGACCCCGACCGGATCGTCGTCTGCGCCGGGTACTCACACGGGCTGGCGCTGCTCGCCACCGCGCTGCGCGCGCAGGGGCTGCCCCGGCTGGCGTTCGAGAACCCGTCGCTGTGGGTCCATCGCGACATCGCCACCGCGGCAGGCCTCACCGTCACCGGAGTGGACGTCGACGGCGACGGCCTTCGGGTGCCGGACCTCACCGACCCGGCCGTGGTGGTGACCCCAGCCCACCAGTACCCGACAGGGGTGACACTCGCACCGCACCGCCGCACCGAACTCGCGCGAGCAGCCCAGCAGGGACTTCTCGTGATCGAGGACGACTACGACGGGGAGTTCCGCTTCGACCGCGCACCCGTCGGCGCGGTGCAGGCCCTCGCCCCCGAACGCATCGTGTACGCGGGCACGACCAGCAAGACCCTCGCCCCCGGGCTACGGCTGGGCTGGCTCGTACTGCCCCGCTTCCTCGTCCACCAGGTGCGGTCGGTGCTGGAGGCCGGAGCCCGGGGAGCGGTCGGCGTGCTGGAGCAGCTCGTGTTCGCCGAACTGCTGAACTCGGGTGCCTACGGCAGGCACGTCCGCCGGTCCCGGACGAAGTACCGGCACCGGCGGGACCGGATCGTGGCAGCCCTGCCCGAGGGCTTCACGCCGCGCGGAATCTCGGCCGGCCTGCACGTTTTCGTGCCGCTACCCGAGGACGGGCCCGGCGAGACCGACGTGCTACGCGCGGCCCGCCACAACTCCCTCGAAGTCGTCGCGCTGGGCCCGCACTGGATCACGCGGAACGAGCGGAGGTCGCTCCAGGGCGTGGTCCTGGGATACGCCGCCCCGTCCGACCACGCCTTCGAGCCCACCGTCCAAGCCCTCGCCCGCACGTTCTCGGACGCGAGTGCGCGCTCCGCCTGTCCGGTCAGACCTTGA
- a CDS encoding acetyl-CoA C-acetyltransferase — protein sequence MSGSVILGAARTPIGRLLGSLKDFSGAQLGGIAIKAALERAGVPADAVQYTIMGQVLTAGAGQIPARQAAVAAGIPMEVPALTINKVCLSGLDAIALADQLIRAGEFDLVVAGGQESMSQAPHLLPKSRTGVKYGDATLVDHMAHDGLFCAFDQVAMGESTERYNARYGLTREEQDAFSARSHQRAAKAAANGVFDDELVPVEIPQRKGDPVVFSSDEGVRADTTAEGLARLRPAFTADGTITAGSASQISDGAAAVVVASRAKAEELGITPLAEIGAHGVVAGPDASLHEQPSNAIKAALAKAKLEADALDLVEINEAFAAVGLVSARKLGLDEEKVNVNGGAIALGHPIGASGARLVVHLVHELRRRGGGLGAAALCGGGGQGDALLLKV from the coding sequence GTGTCCGGTTCCGTGATCCTGGGCGCCGCCCGTACCCCCATCGGCCGGCTTCTCGGCTCGTTGAAGGACTTCTCCGGCGCGCAGCTGGGTGGGATCGCCATCAAGGCGGCTCTGGAACGGGCCGGTGTTCCCGCCGACGCCGTCCAGTACACGATCATGGGCCAGGTGCTCACCGCGGGTGCCGGCCAGATCCCGGCACGTCAGGCTGCCGTGGCCGCGGGGATTCCCATGGAGGTTCCCGCGCTGACCATCAACAAGGTGTGTCTGTCGGGCCTCGACGCCATCGCGCTGGCCGACCAGTTGATCCGTGCGGGCGAGTTCGACCTCGTGGTCGCGGGTGGTCAGGAGTCCATGTCGCAGGCGCCGCACCTGCTGCCGAAGTCGCGCACCGGGGTCAAGTACGGCGATGCCACGCTGGTGGACCACATGGCCCACGACGGCCTGTTCTGCGCGTTCGACCAGGTCGCCATGGGCGAGTCCACCGAGCGGTACAACGCCCGCTACGGCCTGACCCGCGAGGAGCAGGACGCCTTCTCCGCGCGCTCGCACCAGCGCGCTGCCAAGGCGGCCGCCAACGGCGTGTTCGACGACGAACTCGTTCCCGTCGAGATCCCGCAGCGCAAGGGCGATCCGGTGGTGTTCTCGTCGGACGAGGGGGTGCGCGCCGACACGACCGCCGAGGGGCTGGCGCGGCTGCGGCCCGCCTTCACCGCCGACGGCACCATCACGGCGGGCTCGGCGTCGCAGATCTCCGACGGGGCCGCCGCGGTCGTCGTGGCGAGCAGGGCCAAGGCGGAGGAACTGGGCATCACGCCGCTGGCCGAGATCGGCGCGCACGGTGTGGTGGCGGGCCCCGACGCGAGCCTGCACGAGCAGCCGTCCAACGCCATCAAGGCCGCGCTCGCCAAGGCGAAGCTGGAAGCCGACGCACTCGACCTCGTGGAGATCAACGAGGCGTTCGCGGCGGTGGGTCTGGTCTCCGCACGCAAGCTCGGTCTCGACGAGGAGAAGGTCAACGTCAACGGCGGTGCCATCGCACTCGGCCACCCCATCGGGGCCTCCGGTGCTCGCCTCGTCGTGCACCTGGTCCACGAACTGCGGCGGCGGGGCGGTGGGCTCGGCGCGGCCGCGCTGTGCGGTGGTGGCGGCCAGGGCGACGCGCTGCTGCTCAAGGTCTGA
- the mce gene encoding methylmalonyl-CoA epimerase: MNQALEPLSSFVTAVDHVGIAVPDLDAAIAFHTEHFGLEVTHVEVNEDQGVREAMLRAPGDASGAAVQLLAPADDESTIAKFLDRNGPGLQQLAYRVSDVEAAAEALRSAGLRVLYPRARRGTAGSKVNFVHPKDAGGVLVELVEPAEAH; the protein is encoded by the coding sequence ATGAACCAGGCACTGGAGCCGCTCTCGTCGTTCGTCACCGCCGTCGACCACGTCGGCATCGCCGTGCCGGACCTCGACGCCGCCATCGCGTTCCACACGGAGCACTTCGGGCTCGAGGTCACCCACGTCGAGGTGAACGAGGACCAAGGGGTCCGCGAGGCGATGCTGCGTGCCCCGGGCGACGCCTCCGGAGCGGCCGTGCAACTGCTGGCGCCCGCCGACGACGAGTCGACCATCGCCAAGTTCCTCGACCGCAACGGCCCCGGACTCCAGCAGCTCGCCTATCGCGTCAGCGACGTCGAGGCCGCCGCCGAGGCACTGCGGTCGGCGGGGCTGCGCGTGCTGTACCCGCGGGCCCGCCGCGGCACCGCCGGGAGCAAGGTCAACTTCGTGCACCCGAAGGACGCGGGCGGAGTGCTGGTGGAACTCGTCGAGCCCGCCGAAGCGCACTGA
- a CDS encoding TetR/AcrR family transcriptional regulator, whose product MPRRPQGADVPARERILRAAERLFAEFGFQATPTSRIAEVAGVPKGLVHYHFRRKPDLLTALVERLPDERVDLQRVVVRGDVAESLHRLVTELDGRLSASRVLSHLLWREADTHSVVREALRQRYETLIAQVRAVILAAGVPARSPADVDSASALVARAVSYRHSVARHTEEPEEMRRELSLIASALEAKAGAAEPTGR is encoded by the coding sequence ATGCCTCGACGACCGCAGGGTGCCGACGTGCCGGCCAGGGAGCGGATCCTCCGCGCGGCCGAGCGGCTGTTCGCGGAGTTCGGGTTCCAGGCCACTCCCACGTCGCGGATCGCCGAGGTCGCCGGGGTGCCGAAAGGTCTGGTGCACTACCACTTCCGCCGCAAGCCCGATCTGCTGACCGCATTGGTCGAGCGGTTGCCCGACGAACGGGTCGATCTCCAACGGGTGGTGGTGCGGGGCGACGTCGCCGAGAGCCTGCACCGACTCGTCACCGAGTTGGACGGCAGGTTGTCGGCGTCCCGCGTGCTGTCACACCTGCTGTGGCGTGAGGCCGACACCCACAGCGTGGTACGTGAGGCTCTGCGTCAGCGTTACGAGACGCTGATCGCCCAGGTTCGTGCGGTCATCCTCGCGGCGGGTGTGCCCGCGCGAAGTCCCGCCGACGTCGACAGCGCGTCGGCGCTGGTCGCTCGCGCGGTCAGCTACCGGCACTCGGTGGCACGGCACACGGAGGAGCCGGAGGAGATGCGGCGGGAGCTGTCCCTCATCGCCTCGGCGCTCGAGGCGAAGGCCGGCGCGGCCGAGCCTACGGGCCGGTAG
- a CDS encoding DivIVA domain-containing protein, translating into MSLGEERELVPLGAGFDFEKRGYNRAQVDEHLERLDADIKMLMSDRDAAISQADDLARQLESARIEIDDLRGQVERLAQPPTTIEGLSERLQRMLRLAQEEASDTKARAEAEASHIRAKAESDASAMRARYEQLLTELAERRKQMEAEHAKVLEDARAEAARITSEAEQERERLDREAQQRRTQVEEDFEIAMSQRRTESMRVLAEQEAASKAEAERRVREAGEEATTIRAQVADERAKAEAEIERRRRESVEDANRRKQDSISEANARVAEATDEAKRRVREATEESNRRVAEATARVEELRTLRARIAEQVKAARAMLAEAESALGSAEAKDGNGQPDNGKQPGDGESVDAAAHNSDGASAPTVRVRAVTTKPTRE; encoded by the coding sequence ATGAGCCTTGGCGAGGAACGGGAGCTCGTGCCGCTGGGAGCCGGTTTCGACTTCGAGAAGCGCGGCTACAACCGCGCGCAGGTCGACGAGCACTTGGAACGGCTCGACGCCGACATCAAGATGCTCATGTCCGATCGCGACGCGGCCATCTCGCAGGCGGACGACCTGGCCAGACAGCTCGAGTCCGCGCGCATCGAGATCGACGACCTGCGCGGACAGGTCGAACGGCTCGCCCAGCCCCCCACGACCATCGAGGGACTGTCCGAACGGCTTCAACGGATGCTGCGGCTCGCCCAGGAGGAGGCGAGCGACACCAAGGCCCGGGCCGAGGCCGAGGCGAGCCACATCAGGGCCAAGGCCGAGTCCGACGCGAGCGCCATGCGCGCCCGCTACGAGCAACTGCTCACCGAGCTGGCCGAGCGGCGCAAGCAGATGGAGGCCGAGCACGCCAAGGTACTCGAAGACGCCCGCGCCGAGGCCGCCCGCATCACCTCCGAGGCCGAGCAGGAGCGCGAGCGGCTCGACCGCGAGGCGCAGCAGCGCCGCACGCAGGTCGAGGAGGACTTCGAGATCGCGATGTCCCAGCGGCGCACCGAGTCGATGCGCGTGCTGGCCGAGCAGGAAGCCGCCAGCAAGGCCGAGGCGGAACGTCGGGTGCGGGAGGCAGGCGAGGAGGCCACCACCATCCGGGCCCAGGTCGCCGACGAGCGGGCGAAGGCCGAAGCGGAGATCGAACGCAGGCGTCGCGAGTCCGTGGAGGACGCCAACCGCCGTAAGCAGGACTCGATCAGCGAAGCCAACGCGCGCGTGGCCGAAGCCACCGACGAAGCCAAGCGCCGCGTCCGCGAAGCCACCGAAGAGTCCAACCGTCGCGTGGCCGAGGCCACGGCCAGGGTCGAGGAGCTGCGCACGCTACGCGCCCGGATCGCCGAGCAGGTCAAGGCCGCCAGGGCGATGCTCGCCGAGGCGGAGTCGGCCCTCGGCTCCGCCGAGGCCAAGGACGGCAACGGGCAGCCGGACAACGGCAAGCAGCCCGGTGACGGTGAGTCGGTGGACGCGGCAGCACACAACAGCGACGGCGCGTCGGCTCCGACAGTGCGGGTACGGGCGGTCACAACGAAACCGACTCGCGAGTAG
- a CDS encoding universal stress protein, whose translation MAAYTTVVVGTDGSDSSLAAVERAAKVAADSAATLVIACAYYPAGKERIDKAQDVLGDEAYQVVGSTPAEETLRTALERATKAGATSVKTTAVVGEPVSSLRKVVRDHGADLLVVGNRGLNTLAGRILGSVPSEVARKSGVDVLIVHTT comes from the coding sequence ATGGCCGCCTACACCACCGTCGTCGTCGGCACCGACGGCTCGGACTCGTCACTGGCCGCCGTCGAGCGCGCGGCGAAGGTCGCAGCCGACTCCGCCGCCACCCTCGTCATCGCGTGTGCGTACTACCCCGCGGGCAAGGAACGGATCGACAAAGCCCAGGACGTGCTCGGTGACGAGGCGTACCAGGTGGTCGGTTCCACTCCTGCGGAGGAGACGTTACGCACCGCGTTGGAGCGGGCGACGAAGGCCGGAGCCACGTCGGTGAAGACCACCGCAGTGGTCGGCGAGCCGGTGAGCTCACTGCGCAAGGTCGTGAGGGACCACGGCGCGGACCTGCTCGTGGTCGGCAACCGGGGACTCAACACGCTCGCGGGCCGGATCCTCGGTTCGGTGCCGTCCGAGGTGGCCCGTAAGTCCGGGGTGGACGTGCTCATCGTCCACACCACCTGA
- a CDS encoding DEAD/DEAH box helicase, producing MVAITAESHNVLEAASDPATDIDPVADFGALGLRPELLKALSDLGYEEPTPIQRAAIPTLLDGADVVGQAATGTGKTAAFSLPVLHRIADLERGTEPSALVLVPTRELAAQVCEAMYRYGHHLGIRVVPVYGGQPMGRQLRNLETGVDVVVATPGRALDHLSRGSLDLSKLRMVVLDEADEMLDMGFAEDIDAILDRTPADRQTMLFSATMPPRIAGMVRRYLREPRRIELSRAESMSGDAASITQTAYIVPRGHKPAALGRVLDIEAPEAAVVFCRTREEVDRLTETMNGRGYRAEALHGGMDQNQRNRVVGRLRAGTADLVVATDVAARGLDIDQLTHVVNYDVPSAPEVYVHRTGRVGRAGREGSAITLAEPREHRMIKTIERVTGQTIPVRKLPTVADLRARRLELTRTALRDALVGADDLDQYRVVVEPLAEEFDVVEIALAAVKLAHADAGNIDENEIPDVELRTRDEGRARRGPRDRGPRDTRRGKRAGGGMTRLFVSLGRRAGVRPQDLVGAIAGESQLRGKDVGAIEITDRFSLVDVPDAAADDVITALRDSSIKGRKVTVRRERRATR from the coding sequence ATGGTCGCCATCACGGCGGAATCGCACAACGTCCTCGAGGCCGCCTCCGACCCGGCCACAGACATCGACCCGGTGGCCGACTTCGGTGCCCTGGGCCTGCGGCCGGAGTTGTTGAAGGCGCTGTCGGACCTCGGCTACGAGGAGCCGACCCCCATCCAGCGGGCCGCGATCCCAACGTTGCTGGACGGCGCCGACGTCGTCGGCCAGGCCGCCACCGGCACCGGTAAGACGGCCGCGTTCTCGCTGCCGGTACTACACCGGATCGCCGACCTCGAACGGGGTACCGAGCCCAGTGCCCTTGTGTTGGTGCCTACCCGGGAGCTCGCCGCGCAGGTGTGCGAGGCGATGTACCGCTACGGCCACCACCTCGGTATCCGGGTCGTCCCCGTGTACGGCGGGCAACCGATGGGCAGGCAGCTCCGCAACCTGGAGACCGGCGTCGACGTGGTCGTGGCCACACCCGGCAGGGCGCTCGACCACCTGTCACGCGGCTCCTTGGACCTGTCGAAACTGCGCATGGTGGTCCTGGACGAGGCCGACGAGATGCTCGACATGGGTTTCGCCGAGGACATCGACGCGATCCTCGACCGGACTCCCGCCGATCGACAGACGATGCTGTTCTCCGCGACCATGCCACCGCGCATCGCCGGCATGGTGCGTCGTTACCTGCGCGAACCGCGCAGGATCGAGCTGTCGCGCGCCGAGTCGATGAGTGGTGACGCCGCCTCGATCACGCAGACGGCCTACATCGTGCCCCGGGGGCACAAGCCGGCCGCGCTCGGCCGGGTTCTCGACATCGAGGCTCCCGAAGCCGCGGTCGTCTTCTGCCGGACCCGGGAAGAGGTCGACCGCCTCACCGAGACCATGAACGGCCGCGGATACCGCGCGGAGGCACTGCACGGCGGCATGGACCAGAACCAGCGCAACCGCGTGGTCGGACGTCTGCGCGCGGGCACCGCCGATCTCGTGGTCGCCACCGACGTCGCCGCGCGCGGACTCGACATCGACCAGCTCACCCACGTCGTGAACTACGACGTGCCGAGCGCGCCCGAGGTCTACGTGCACCGCACCGGCCGGGTCGGCCGCGCCGGGCGCGAGGGCAGCGCGATCACGCTCGCCGAGCCCCGCGAACACCGCATGATCAAGACGATCGAGCGGGTGACAGGCCAAACCATTCCGGTGCGCAAACTGCCCACCGTGGCCGACCTGCGCGCGCGTCGGCTCGAACTCACCCGCACCGCGCTGCGCGACGCGTTGGTGGGCGCCGACGACCTCGACCAGTACCGCGTGGTGGTGGAACCGCTGGCCGAGGAGTTCGACGTCGTCGAGATCGCACTCGCGGCCGTCAAACTCGCTCACGCCGACGCCGGCAACATCGACGAGAACGAGATCCCGGACGTGGAACTGCGGACGCGGGACGAGGGAAGGGCCCGCCGCGGGCCCCGGGACCGCGGTCCCAGGGACACGCGGCGCGGGAAGCGCGCGGGCGGCGGGATGACGCGGTTGTTCGTGAGTCTCGGCCGGAGGGCCGGTGTCCGACCGCAGGACCTCGTCGGCGCCATCGCGGGCGAGTCGCAGCTGCGGGGCAAGGACGTCGGCGCCATCGAGATCACCGACAGGTTCTCGCTCGTGGACGTACCGGACGCCGCTGCGGACGACGTCATCACGGCGCTGCGGGACAGCAGCATCAAGGGTCGCAAGGTCACCGTGCGCCGCGAACGTCGTGCGACCCGGTGA
- a CDS encoding winged helix-turn-helix domain-containing protein: protein MPTPPFTPDPADPRYLYEQLADYIAEQIAAGELRPGDRLPAEREFGDVYGVSLGTGRRAVEILRERGLVVTKPITGTFVAKR, encoded by the coding sequence GTGCCTACGCCGCCGTTCACGCCCGATCCGGCAGACCCGCGCTACTTGTATGAGCAGCTCGCCGACTACATTGCCGAGCAGATCGCCGCAGGGGAGCTACGGCCGGGCGACCGCCTGCCCGCAGAACGCGAATTCGGCGACGTGTACGGCGTCTCACTCGGAACTGGGCGGCGAGCTGTGGAGATCTTGCGGGAGCGCGGGCTCGTCGTCACGAAACCAATCACCGGAACGTTCGTGGCGAAACGCTGA
- a CDS encoding GntR family transcriptional regulator produces MVDKTSGVPVHRQVAADLRERITTGEYAPGDKLPSERAMIETYGVSRLTIREALGILRAEGVVVTEHGRGVFVRPPASIQRLSRSRLSRAARAENKGAFLADAAAQGFTPSSSVRVRFEPADERAAGHLGIQPGDEVTVRDRVMRADGLVVQLAVSRLPRTFTRGTAIEEVDTGPGGAYARLEEAGHTIGHYAEHVGSRMPTPEEASALQLGQGIPVITVTRVAYREDGTPLEMNDMVLPADRYELSYEWAAE; encoded by the coding sequence ATGGTGGACAAGACAAGCGGTGTCCCCGTGCACCGACAGGTCGCAGCAGACCTGAGGGAGCGCATCACCACAGGCGAGTACGCGCCCGGGGACAAACTGCCCAGCGAACGAGCCATGATCGAGACTTACGGCGTTTCGCGGCTCACCATCCGTGAAGCACTCGGCATCCTTCGCGCTGAAGGAGTTGTTGTCACCGAGCACGGGCGCGGAGTGTTCGTGCGTCCACCCGCATCCATCCAGCGTCTGTCGCGATCCCGGTTGTCGCGGGCGGCGCGCGCGGAGAACAAGGGCGCCTTCCTCGCCGACGCGGCCGCGCAGGGCTTCACGCCCAGCAGTTCGGTGCGCGTGCGGTTCGAGCCGGCCGACGAGCGTGCCGCCGGTCATCTCGGAATCCAGCCGGGAGATGAGGTGACCGTGCGGGATCGCGTGATGCGGGCCGACGGGCTCGTGGTGCAACTCGCCGTTTCCCGCCTGCCGCGCACGTTCACGCGCGGCACCGCGATCGAAGAGGTCGACACCGGCCCTGGCGGAGCGTACGCGCGACTGGAGGAAGCCGGACACACCATCGGCCACTACGCCGAGCACGTCGGTTCCCGCATGCCCACACCCGAGGAGGCATCAGCACTTCAGCTCGGTCAAGGCATCCCGGTCATCACCGTGACGCGGGTGGCCTACCGGGAGGACGGCACGCCGCTGGAGATGAACGACATGGTTCTCCCGGCCGACCGGTACGAACTGTCCTACGAGTGGGCTGCCGAGTAG
- a CDS encoding zinc finger protein encodes MTLPVGGMVQRYLWQQADGKRHAYDTDHHQPAAQRALPVLCGATVTPTTDDIVGVWLDPTCWHCDHEVRVRLGFPADEIPDAADLETAR; translated from the coding sequence ATGACATTACCAGTTGGGGGCATGGTGCAGCGCTACCTCTGGCAACAGGCAGACGGCAAACGGCACGCCTACGACACCGACCACCACCAACCAGCCGCACAGCGGGCACTGCCGGTCCTGTGCGGCGCGACCGTCACCCCGACGACCGACGACATCGTCGGGGTCTGGCTCGACCCCACCTGCTGGCACTGCGACCACGAGGTCCGCGTGCGGCTGGGATTCCCGGCGGACGAGATCCCCGATGCCGCCGACCTGGAAACCGCACGATGA